The following are from one region of the Chloracidobacterium sp. genome:
- a CDS encoding O-antigen ligase family protein produces MWLGIGIGVYLSYQAYDLYLQGIFAVEEYRVGVDFGGMFGNPNDMSIHLVMFIPIAVVLGLSSSSVLAKIAYGASACIMVYALILTQSRGGFIGLVAVLVLLVWKLFPKRRISALAMAIIIGIGLISIAPGNYSARVLSIFDSSMDVSGSSSQRQELLERSILVTIRNPLGIGLGNFPIVGVRNLQTHNAYTQVGSELGWFALGAYIILLVTPIRCMSRIGHSIGENQARRKDFLWAVGIQAAIVGYMFASFFGSVAYHWYVYFPIAYAVGFDHIINEQDLDPTDSIG; encoded by the coding sequence ATGTGGCTCGGGATAGGGATCGGCGTTTATCTGAGTTATCAGGCTTACGATCTCTATCTACAGGGCATCTTTGCTGTTGAAGAATATCGGGTCGGCGTTGACTTTGGAGGAATGTTCGGAAACCCGAATGACATGTCGATTCACCTGGTGATGTTCATTCCGATCGCTGTCGTTCTCGGACTTTCCTCATCGTCCGTGCTTGCTAAGATCGCCTATGGTGCCTCGGCCTGCATTATGGTTTACGCTTTGATTCTCACACAATCGAGAGGCGGGTTTATCGGTCTTGTTGCAGTACTGGTGTTGTTGGTTTGGAAACTATTTCCAAAACGACGAATTAGTGCCCTAGCCATGGCGATCATTATCGGTATTGGTCTGATTTCAATTGCGCCGGGAAATTACAGTGCTCGTGTTCTTTCAATCTTTGATTCGAGCATGGACGTTTCGGGTTCGTCGAGCCAAAGACAAGAGCTCCTTGAACGTTCGATCTTGGTAACGATCCGTAATCCACTTGGAATTGGCTTGGGGAATTTTCCGATCGTCGGCGTTCGTAATCTGCAAACCCATAATGCCTATACTCAAGTCGGCTCTGAATTGGGATGGTTCGCTTTAGGCGCGTATATTATTCTTTTGGTTACCCCCATTCGCTGTATGTCGAGAATCGGGCATTCGATTGGCGAAAACCAAGCGCGTCGAAAGGACTTTCTTTGGGCCGTCGGTATTCAGGCGGCCATTGTTGGGTACATGTTCGCTAGCTTTTTTGGATCCGTTGCCTATCATTGGTATGTTTATTTTCCCATCGCGTATGCGGTAGGATTTGACCACATAATCAATGAACAAGACCTTGATCCTACCGATTCAATTGGTTGA
- a CDS encoding polysaccharide biosynthesis/export family protein, which translates to MKRTTCSGKWLYVISFCLFASAAISGQGPTPTPQNGQALSEEEAAIVPYYNNYLRQYHLGPEDVITVDVFGQPNYSKAGIVIPPTARISYPLVQGGIFVGGKTTDEVATIIKRELDEYIIDPQVTVTLDKVGSARFSVLGLVGSPGVRVMNRRYNIYEAVAEAGGIAKSGDKKRVLLVRMTPQGGYSQTIIDFEKVVSGKTQVPYILPGDQIIVPEKKWSITKIFETIGRVSTLRMILGSPL; encoded by the coding sequence ATGAAAAGAACAACTTGTAGTGGTAAGTGGTTATATGTGATCTCGTTTTGTTTGTTCGCCTCTGCGGCGATATCCGGACAGGGTCCCACTCCAACACCGCAAAACGGGCAAGCACTTTCGGAAGAGGAAGCGGCAATAGTACCTTATTACAACAACTACCTTCGCCAGTATCATTTGGGTCCTGAGGATGTTATCACTGTTGATGTTTTTGGACAGCCGAATTACTCAAAAGCCGGCATAGTTATTCCGCCGACTGCACGAATTTCGTACCCGTTGGTTCAGGGCGGGATTTTTGTAGGGGGAAAAACAACCGACGAAGTCGCCACGATCATCAAGCGCGAACTTGATGAATATATCATCGATCCGCAAGTCACTGTGACACTCGATAAGGTTGGGTCGGCGCGTTTTAGTGTCCTTGGCCTTGTTGGTTCACCCGGTGTTCGAGTAATGAACCGACGATATAATATTTACGAGGCGGTTGCCGAGGCCGGCGGGATCGCAAAATCGGGAGACAAGAAACGTGTGTTATTGGTCCGGATGACCCCGCAAGGCGGATATAGCCAAACGATTATTGACTTCGAAAAGGTCGTCAGCGGTAAGACGCAAGTTCCCTATATCCTTCCGGGCGACCAGATAATTGTCCCAGAAAAGAAATGGAGTATAACGAAGATCTTCGAGACGATCGGTCGAGTTAGCACATTGCGCATGATCCTTGGCAGTCCCCTTTGA
- a CDS encoding TIGR03013 family PEP-CTERM/XrtA system glycosyltransferase, producing MNTRLSTRTTILIIADLAIIYGGILIGLYLRLGVEGAAEQLVDNNGWAKTALVTVVCLISIYIFDLYDYAVVNSRRELVLRLVQALGISWAILAILFYFVPSLLVGRGAAFFSIFVTLVLLLSFRLSIHYFLGHPDLGEKILIIGDRQVIIDTAQATLSRRDAGHRIVGYLANDPEAAIVSAPLLRDLGRIEDLEEVVEKEKIDRIVLGVRERRGTFPAESLLKLRLAGNVSIEESTSFFERVTGKVHLDNLRPSWLIFSFRPRDTRLSTFVRESLYRGIALVGLLISLPIALVTALLIKLETEGPFLYKQERVGKNGVSFTLYKFRSMHQDAEANGEPVWATDDDERATKVGKIIRKIRVDEIPQFWNIIKGEMSFIGPRPERPHFVSHLAADIPFYEYRHLVAPGLTGWAQINYPYGASIEDARQKLQYDLYYIKNQSFALDVIIMFETVKTVIFGRGAR from the coding sequence ATGAATACGCGATTAAGTACCCGGACAACGATCCTGATCATTGCGGATCTCGCCATAATATATGGCGGTATCTTGATCGGACTTTATTTGCGATTGGGAGTCGAGGGGGCTGCCGAGCAACTCGTTGATAATAACGGTTGGGCCAAGACCGCGCTAGTTACCGTCGTCTGCCTGATTTCGATTTACATCTTTGACTTGTATGATTATGCGGTTGTCAACAGCCGCCGTGAGCTTGTTTTAAGACTCGTTCAAGCGCTGGGCATTTCGTGGGCCATTCTGGCGATCCTGTTTTATTTTGTTCCATCGCTACTTGTTGGTCGTGGAGCAGCGTTTTTCTCGATCTTCGTCACCCTCGTTCTCCTTCTTTCTTTTAGGCTCTCAATTCACTATTTTTTAGGGCATCCCGATCTTGGCGAAAAGATTCTTATCATTGGCGACCGACAAGTAATAATCGATACAGCGCAGGCTACGTTGAGCAGAAGGGACGCAGGACACCGAATCGTTGGTTATCTAGCAAACGACCCTGAGGCTGCAATCGTGTCCGCTCCGCTGCTTCGCGATCTTGGCAGGATCGAAGATCTTGAGGAGGTGGTCGAAAAGGAAAAGATCGACAGGATCGTCCTCGGAGTTCGAGAGAGGCGTGGCACATTTCCGGCTGAATCGCTTTTGAAGTTGAGGCTCGCGGGAAATGTCTCGATCGAAGAAAGTACATCCTTTTTTGAACGGGTCACTGGAAAGGTACATCTGGATAATTTGCGACCGTCATGGCTCATATTTTCATTTCGGCCGCGGGATACTCGATTGAGTACCTTCGTTCGAGAGTCGTTGTATCGCGGGATCGCACTTGTCGGTTTATTGATTTCGCTACCGATAGCCTTGGTTACTGCTTTACTGATTAAGCTAGAAACTGAGGGACCTTTCCTTTACAAACAAGAGCGCGTTGGAAAGAACGGTGTTTCATTCACACTCTATAAGTTCCGCTCAATGCATCAGGACGCAGAAGCTAACGGCGAGCCTGTTTGGGCCACTGATGACGATGAAAGAGCCACGAAAGTCGGAAAGATCATAAGAAAGATAAGAGTAGACGAAATACCGCAGTTTTGGAATATTATTAAAGGAGAAATGAGCTTCATCGGCCCAAGGCCAGAGCGACCTCATTTCGTTTCGCATCTTGCGGCCGATATTCCGTTTTACGAATACCGGCATCTGGTCGCTCCCGGCTTAACGGGATGGGCACAGATCAACTATCCGTATGGTGCATCGATCGAAGACGCGAGGCAGAAGCTTCAATACGATCTTTATTACATTAAGAATCAATCGTTCGCACTTGACGTTATTATAATGTTCGAGACGGTAAAGACGGTGATCTTCGGACGAGGGGCTCGATAG
- a CDS encoding CpsD/CapB family tyrosine-protein kinase: MRFLKTLRRADLEHRRQANSVDSNDQTDRIVELEPNRPAGILADREMRIGKPVLPVELRRDDVVEDRDPITNEFVQNIPIGRPVEVPREIERPVVQFKVEPITVNPHVVAITDPQSIYAEEFRVLRTQIIHRSHKETIRSIVVSSVGPGEGKSITALNLAWLLAQSDGIKALVIDADLRMPSLARYLSVNPKVGLSHILTGKSSLATSVICLEPAGLHFLPSGKTRDDVGELLSGSAFREILEEAHRTYDFVVIDTPPLGLFSDAALMANAADSSLLVIRTNQVRYKDIDRILETFPKDKIIGSVLNDSDESLLNSGYYGYSYYKKSGDS; the protein is encoded by the coding sequence ATGAGATTCTTAAAAACCCTTCGACGAGCCGACCTGGAACATCGGAGGCAAGCCAACTCCGTGGACAGTAACGATCAGACCGATCGTATCGTCGAGCTCGAGCCGAATCGGCCTGCCGGCATTTTGGCTGATCGGGAAATGCGAATCGGGAAACCCGTCCTCCCGGTCGAATTGCGCCGCGATGATGTCGTCGAAGATCGCGATCCGATTACTAACGAGTTCGTACAAAACATCCCCATTGGCCGGCCCGTCGAAGTACCTCGTGAAATCGAGCGGCCAGTCGTCCAATTCAAGGTCGAACCAATCACCGTAAACCCGCATGTCGTCGCCATTACAGATCCGCAATCGATTTACGCCGAGGAATTTCGTGTTCTTCGCACGCAAATTATTCACCGAAGTCATAAAGAAACGATCAGGTCGATCGTGGTTTCGAGTGTAGGCCCCGGGGAGGGCAAGTCGATAACTGCATTGAATCTTGCTTGGCTCTTGGCACAATCCGACGGTATAAAGGCCCTGGTCATCGATGCCGATCTGCGGATGCCAAGCTTAGCACGCTATCTCTCGGTGAATCCTAAAGTAGGGCTTTCGCACATATTGACTGGCAAGTCCTCGCTGGCAACCTCGGTAATTTGTCTAGAGCCCGCGGGTCTTCATTTCTTACCATCCGGAAAGACACGTGACGACGTGGGTGAATTGCTTTCGGGGTCCGCCTTCCGCGAGATCTTGGAGGAGGCTCATAGAACTTACGACTTTGTCGTGATCGACACACCTCCTCTGGGGCTGTTTTCGGATGCAGCGTTGATGGCAAATGCCGCAGACAGTTCTTTGCTGGTGATCAGAACGAACCAGGTTCGTTATAAAGACATCGATCGAATTCTGGAGACGTTCCCGAAAGACAAAATAATTGGCTCTGTACTAAATGATTCCGACGAATCGTTATTGAATAGCGGCTATTACGGCTACTCATATTACAAGAAATCGGGTGATTCATAG
- a CDS encoding AAA family ATPase has product MYKEFFELNEYPFSLTPDPRFIVFTPSYNELLAGLYYGIEMAKGLIVLTGEVGTGKTTALRWIIRRLDSSVSAAYIFNPHLSIDEFYQHLTDTLEIKGWNNKTEMLAQMGKLLEDRHRRGLRTILIVDEAHELSDEVLEEIRLLLNFESDSSKHLQIVLTGQPELREKLRQQNLRQLKQRVALRCTMPVLPNVDEVTRYVTERMSIAGAKDPHIFTPDAIDFIFQCSEGIPRLINNLCDNALIAAFAADQRRVEREMVEEVAENLDLLPNKDMLMASDKAVERVTSARVLTPMGKDELLSDHIRIEQSLFVDES; this is encoded by the coding sequence ATGTATAAAGAATTTTTCGAGTTAAACGAATATCCATTTAGTCTTACGCCCGACCCGCGCTTTATCGTATTTACGCCCAGCTACAACGAACTACTTGCCGGCTTGTATTACGGGATCGAAATGGCCAAAGGGCTAATTGTGCTTACTGGAGAGGTCGGAACTGGAAAAACGACGGCATTGCGTTGGATAATCCGCAGATTGGACTCTAGTGTATCGGCTGCCTACATTTTCAATCCTCATCTCTCGATCGACGAATTTTACCAGCATTTGACCGATACGCTCGAGATCAAGGGGTGGAATAATAAGACTGAAATGCTCGCCCAGATGGGTAAACTCCTCGAAGACCGCCATCGTCGCGGCCTCAGAACCATCTTGATCGTCGATGAAGCTCACGAACTCTCGGACGAGGTTCTTGAGGAGATCCGTCTGTTGCTTAATTTCGAGTCTGACAGCTCCAAACATCTACAGATAGTCCTTACCGGACAACCAGAACTTCGTGAAAAACTTCGGCAGCAAAACCTTCGTCAGTTGAAGCAAAGAGTCGCATTGCGTTGCACGATGCCTGTTTTACCGAATGTTGACGAAGTTACCAGATACGTGACCGAGCGAATGTCGATCGCAGGTGCTAAGGATCCTCATATATTTACACCGGACGCGATAGATTTCATATTTCAGTGTTCTGAGGGAATCCCGCGGCTCATAAACAATCTTTGCGATAACGCCTTGATTGCGGCATTTGCGGCGGACCAGAGACGGGTCGAACGCGAGATGGTAGAGGAAGTGGCAGAAAATCTAGATCTGTTGCCGAACAAGGACATGTTGATGGCAAGCGATAAGGCCGTTGAAAGAGTCACTTCGGCCCGTGTGCTGACCCCAATGGGTAAGGACGAACTGTTGAGCGATCATATCAGAATCGAACAATCGCTCTTTGTTGATGAAAGCTGA
- a CDS encoding thermonuclease family protein → MFRLFSAIFGIIVLAVSVGAQSTTSSQTVKQKVAVVVPSDTVDESVSLIEGKVVVVYDGDNIGIEGKDYKFYSIRINGIDAPEEGQDHGKEARKKLVDLIEGKDVRVVVIKKGVFDRYMGNVYLDGADVGLLLIKSGNAWHFKQIGYEQNAEDRKKYTQAEKKARADKVGLWAKNAPIPPWEFRGDESSEKAIVAPAKQASTTAVSLKSASNESRAPVQDKTTGRTYTLGPRGGCYYMSVSGSKVYVKDKSLCGKQQ, encoded by the coding sequence ATGTTCAGATTATTCTCCGCCATTTTCGGGATAATTGTTTTGGCCGTTTCGGTTGGGGCTCAATCAACAACATCTTCGCAGACGGTCAAGCAAAAGGTCGCGGTCGTGGTCCCATCGGACACCGTCGATGAAAGTGTCAGCCTTATCGAAGGGAAAGTCGTTGTCGTTTATGATGGTGACAATATCGGAATCGAAGGGAAGGATTATAAGTTCTACTCGATTCGAATAAACGGTATCGATGCACCGGAAGAAGGTCAGGATCACGGCAAAGAAGCTCGGAAGAAATTGGTCGATCTGATAGAAGGTAAGGACGTTCGGGTCGTTGTAATCAAAAAGGGTGTTTTTGACCGTTATATGGGCAATGTTTACCTTGACGGTGCAGATGTCGGCTTATTGTTGATCAAGTCCGGGAATGCGTGGCACTTTAAGCAGATCGGATACGAACAAAACGCCGAAGATCGCAAGAAGTACACCCAAGCAGAGAAAAAGGCCCGAGCGGACAAAGTAGGGCTCTGGGCAAAAAATGCACCGATCCCGCCTTGGGAATTCAGGGGCGACGAATCTTCTGAAAAGGCAATTGTCGCTCCGGCCAAGCAAGCTTCGACAACAGCCGTCTCCTTGAAGTCTGCTTCAAATGAGAGTCGGGCTCCCGTTCAAGACAAGACGACCGGAAGGACCTACACTCTTGGCCCGCGGGGCGGATGCTATTACATGAGTGTTAGCGGCAGCAAGGTTTATGTCAAAGACAAGAGTCTTTGCGGAAAGCAGCAGTAA
- a CDS encoding DUF3761 domain-containing protein, with protein sequence MLGAFALLNSWGTGAADTPDQAQATEVPSVKTDDPAPSTEAKPDVSSNGGFAFSNEDTADIVRETTPSIDENSRDSHKKPIEHPKPVGLVAEKAPEDSKVLVSSEKPATANTVEPANTAVATARCADGTFSYRKTRSGTCSHRGGVAEWLDGSKASTKPPDAKPAKTETATPNGERKFILGSRGGCYYLGPSGNKNYVDKSFCN encoded by the coding sequence ATGCTCGGAGCATTCGCCTTACTGAATAGTTGGGGGACGGGGGCTGCGGATACGCCAGATCAGGCACAGGCAACAGAAGTTCCCTCGGTGAAAACGGACGATCCGGCACCTTCAACAGAGGCCAAACCCGATGTTTCTTCCAACGGCGGATTTGCGTTCTCAAACGAAGATACGGCCGATATTGTCCGCGAAACGACTCCGTCGATCGACGAGAATTCGAGGGACAGTCATAAAAAGCCGATCGAGCATCCCAAACCTGTAGGATTGGTGGCAGAAAAAGCTCCCGAAGATTCTAAAGTGTTGGTCTCTTCAGAAAAACCGGCAACTGCGAACACGGTCGAACCCGCGAATACGGCAGTCGCGACTGCCCGGTGTGCGGACGGAACTTTCAGCTATCGGAAGACCCGGAGCGGGACTTGTTCGCATCGTGGCGGCGTTGCTGAGTGGTTGGACGGTTCTAAAGCCTCGACGAAGCCACCCGATGCAAAACCTGCTAAGACCGAGACCGCGACTCCGAACGGTGAACGTAAGTTTATACTTGGTTCGCGGGGCGGCTGTTACTACCTCGGACCGTCAGGCAACAAGAATTATGTAGACAAGAGTTTTTGCAACTAA
- a CDS encoding divalent metal cation transporter has protein sequence MLGAAFLMATSAVGPGFLTQTTVFTKQLLASFGFVILLSVILDIFAQLNVWRVLTISGKRGQDVANETLGGSGYILAAMIVFGGLMFNIGNIAGSGLGLNVLFGIPVEIGAFLSALIAIGLFLAKDAGKAMDVFVKILGIVMLGLIVYVVFRSAPPIGEAIHRTVLPLTIDAQAIVTLVGGTVGGYITFAGAHRLIDSGIVGTENLPQVNRSAITGIMLTAAIRFLLFLAAFGVLSAGFAIDDANPPASVFQSAAGDIGYRIFGVVMWAAAITSVIGAAYTSVSFLKTFSKRLNARSDLLIIAFITVSTLIFLAVGRPVQVLVWAGTVNGFILPFGLAIVLLASRRSSIVKDYRHPIWLQAAGWGVVAVMLYFSIVTLLPKQ, from the coding sequence ATGCTGGGCGCTGCCTTCCTGATGGCGACCTCCGCCGTCGGCCCAGGATTTCTTACGCAGACAACGGTTTTCACCAAACAACTCCTGGCGAGCTTTGGTTTCGTGATCCTGCTTTCGGTCATACTCGATATTTTTGCTCAGTTGAACGTTTGGCGTGTACTGACAATTTCAGGCAAGCGCGGGCAGGATGTAGCCAATGAAACGCTCGGGGGCAGCGGTTATATACTAGCCGCGATGATCGTATTTGGCGGCCTCATGTTCAATATCGGTAATATTGCGGGCAGCGGCTTAGGGCTGAACGTACTTTTCGGCATACCGGTCGAGATCGGGGCATTTCTCAGCGCATTGATCGCCATTGGCCTCTTTCTGGCGAAAGACGCCGGCAAGGCGATGGACGTTTTTGTCAAGATCCTTGGAATCGTGATGCTCGGGTTGATCGTCTACGTCGTGTTCAGATCGGCTCCACCGATAGGCGAGGCCATCCACCGGACCGTTCTCCCGTTAACTATCGATGCCCAGGCGATCGTCACCTTGGTCGGTGGAACTGTCGGAGGTTATATAACCTTTGCAGGCGCTCACCGCCTGATCGATTCGGGCATCGTCGGAACCGAGAACTTGCCGCAGGTCAACCGAAGCGCCATAACCGGCATAATGCTGACGGCTGCGATCCGGTTCCTATTGTTCCTTGCCGCGTTTGGGGTCCTGTCGGCGGGTTTTGCGATCGACGATGCCAATCCACCAGCGTCAGTTTTTCAGAGCGCTGCAGGGGATATCGGATATCGGATCTTCGGGGTCGTTATGTGGGCCGCAGCGATAACGTCGGTGATAGGCGCCGCCTACACGTCGGTTTCGTTCCTGAAAACCTTCAGCAAACGCTTAAATGCGCGAAGCGATCTTTTGATCATCGCATTCATTACTGTTTCAACGTTGATCTTTCTCGCGGTCGGACGACCGGTGCAGGTTTTGGTGTGGGCCGGGACGGTCAACGGGTTCATTTTGCCTTTCGGGCTGGCGATCGTACTGCTCGCATCACGACGCTCTTCGATCGTGAAGGACTATCGTCATCCGATCTGGCTGCAGGCCGCAGGCTGGGGGGTTGTTGCAGTGATGCTCTACTTCAGCATCGTTACGCTTCTACCAAAGCAATAA
- a CDS encoding LamB/YcsF family protein — translation MRESIDINCDLGEGCGNDAELMKYISSANIACGGHAGNLQLMRRTVELAIANSVAIGAHPGYADQQNFGRIAIDLNPDEIFDTVANQIQKLQEVCNDLGAAVVHVKPHGALYNLSAKDPTVAAAVAEAVNAADADMILFGLSGSHSITEAKRIGLRTASEAFADRTYQNDGSLTPRTEVNALISDSATSIEQVLNMIRYGRVRTTEAVMIQITAETICIHGDATHAVDFARSIKSALAENAIAIEKP, via the coding sequence ATGCGAGAGTCCATCGACATAAACTGTGATCTTGGCGAAGGATGCGGCAACGACGCTGAACTGATGAAATACATCTCGTCGGCAAATATCGCATGCGGTGGACATGCCGGTAACTTGCAGTTGATGCGGCGAACAGTAGAGCTTGCGATCGCGAACAGCGTCGCTATCGGTGCACATCCGGGATATGCAGATCAACAGAATTTCGGCCGGATTGCTATCGATCTAAACCCTGACGAGATCTTTGACACGGTTGCAAACCAGATACAGAAGCTCCAGGAGGTTTGTAACGACCTTGGAGCAGCGGTCGTTCATGTCAAACCGCACGGCGCTCTTTATAACCTATCGGCTAAAGATCCAACGGTCGCCGCTGCCGTGGCCGAAGCTGTTAACGCCGCCGATGCCGACATGATCTTGTTTGGTCTTTCTGGCAGCCATTCGATCACTGAGGCGAAACGTATCGGGCTCCGGACCGCTTCGGAGGCCTTTGCCGACCGCACCTATCAAAACGACGGCAGCCTGACGCCGCGGACCGAAGTGAACGCCTTGATAAGCGATTCTGCAACTTCGATCGAACAGGTACTTAATATGATCCGATATGGCCGTGTTCGAACGACAGAGGCCGTTATGATCCAGATCACAGCCGAGACGATCTGCATACATGGTGACGCCACACACGCCGTCGATTTCGCTCGTTCGATCAAGTCTGCGCTGGCAGAAAATGCGATTGCAATAGAAAAGCCGTAA
- a CDS encoding biotin-dependent carboxyltransferase family protein, with protein sequence MRVVIRKPGIFTSLQKFGRTGFRSLGVPPGGAMDRTAIRLINILLGNPDHAAVLEMHFPAPEIEFEDDIEFAIGGADFAPELNGIPIDNWRLVRASANDVLRFNGPRLGARAYLAAAGGFEFDPPLGEPTVRIEGGTHLTIAYSFSSNHRIAGLGISRNLIPRYSRSPTVRVLEGHESQFLTAKSEETFFRETFSISSDSNRMGYRLSGEPLHLLQSDELISSGVTYGTIQLLPDGQMIILMVDHQTTGGYPRIAQVISADLPLLGQLGPGDTVSFEQLEIETAEDISLQFETNLALLRTGIAMRS encoded by the coding sequence ATGAGAGTCGTTATCAGGAAGCCCGGAATATTCACTAGCCTTCAGAAATTTGGCCGAACGGGTTTTCGATCGCTCGGAGTTCCACCGGGAGGTGCGATGGATCGAACGGCGATCCGTCTGATAAATATACTTCTCGGAAATCCTGACCATGCAGCGGTCCTTGAAATGCACTTCCCTGCGCCCGAGATCGAATTTGAAGACGATATCGAATTTGCGATCGGCGGCGCCGACTTCGCCCCTGAATTGAACGGCATTCCGATCGATAACTGGAGACTCGTCCGGGCTTCTGCGAACGATGTCTTGAGGTTCAACGGCCCACGCCTAGGCGCACGAGCTTACCTCGCGGCTGCCGGCGGATTCGAATTCGATCCGCCGCTTGGCGAGCCGACAGTTCGGATCGAGGGCGGGACACATCTCACAATTGCGTATTCATTCTCTTCAAATCATCGGATCGCCGGACTCGGCATTTCGAGGAATTTGATCCCAAGATACTCTCGGTCTCCCACCGTACGAGTATTAGAAGGCCATGAAAGTCAATTTTTGACCGCAAAGAGCGAGGAAACGTTCTTTCGGGAAACATTCTCGATTTCATCAGATTCGAATCGGATGGGGTACCGCCTCAGCGGCGAGCCCCTGCATTTGCTGCAATCGGATGAACTGATCTCGTCAGGCGTCACATACGGAACTATCCAATTACTCCCTGACGGTCAGATGATAATATTAATGGTCGACCATCAGACGACCGGAGGGTACCCGCGGATCGCACAGGTGATCTCTGCAGATCTTCCGCTCCTGGGACAGCTAGGTCCGGGTGACACAGTCTCTTTCGAACAGCTCGAGATCGAGACCGCCGAAGACATCTCGCTTCAATTCGAGACGAATCTGGCCCTGCTGCGAACTGGGATCGCTATGCGTTCCTAG
- the pxpB gene encoding 5-oxoprolinase subunit PxpB, with protein MRISSLGDNAVIVSFGDVISEELNLKSIVLCQKFADDPFSGFIEAAPAYASASVFYDVMAVRKAYPEYRSASAAVASIVEQLCKRLSASDPIEMRPIEIPVSFDPVSALDLRDASALCGLSPDEFLNIFLGKTYRVFMLGFLPGFAYMGSVDERIAVPRRSKPRTKVPKGSVGVAGFQTGIYPRDSPGGWQLIGRTELELFDPNRSEPCVFRPGDEVRFVNIAK; from the coding sequence ATGCGCATATCCTCTCTTGGCGACAATGCCGTGATCGTATCTTTCGGTGACGTGATCTCCGAGGAACTGAACCTGAAGTCGATCGTGCTTTGCCAAAAATTTGCCGATGATCCGTTTTCCGGCTTCATCGAGGCTGCTCCTGCATATGCGTCGGCCAGCGTCTTTTACGACGTTATGGCCGTTCGTAAGGCATATCCCGAATATCGATCGGCTTCAGCTGCGGTCGCTTCGATCGTAGAACAACTGTGCAAGCGACTATCGGCCTCAGATCCGATCGAGATGCGGCCGATCGAGATCCCGGTGAGTTTTGACCCGGTATCAGCACTCGATCTTCGCGACGCATCGGCATTGTGCGGCCTATCCCCTGATGAATTTCTAAATATATTCCTCGGTAAGACCTATCGCGTTTTCATGCTCGGTTTTCTCCCGGGTTTTGCATATATGGGCTCGGTCGATGAGCGAATTGCCGTACCGCGGCGATCGAAGCCGCGAACAAAAGTACCCAAAGGGAGCGTAGGCGTCGCCGGGTTTCAAACGGGAATTTATCCGCGTGATTCGCCCGGCGGTTGGCAACTGATCGGGCGCACGGAATTGGAGCTCTTCGACCCCAACCGGAGTGAGCCATGTGTTTTTCGTCCGGGTGACGAGGTCCGATTTGTAAATATTGCAAAATGA
- a CDS encoding ABC transporter permease: MNRLTYIGLAIASVVIFVAIFAPYLATHDVTAQNLELRFAEPSAAHWFGTDSLGRDIFSRVLFGARISLQVGITVVAVSAFIGIIIGAIAGFYGGWIDRLLSGYLFNVFLAFPGLLLAIALVAFLGAGLGKLILALCIIGWVGYARVMRGQVLKVREYDFVQAAKALGASNMRILVTHIMPNAIQPLIVQASLGMAGSVLSEASLSFLGLGIPPPAPSWGTMIEEARNYFATYPHTLFFPGVAIALTVLAFNFIGDGLREYLDPKQRTR, from the coding sequence ATGAACCGTCTTACGTACATCGGGCTGGCTATTGCGAGCGTCGTCATTTTTGTCGCGATCTTCGCGCCGTATTTGGCGACGCACGACGTAACCGCGCAGAACCTCGAACTGCGTTTTGCCGAACCGTCAGCTGCGCATTGGTTCGGTACCGACTCGCTCGGGCGGGATATCTTTTCCCGAGTGTTGTTCGGGGCCCGCATCTCGCTTCAGGTCGGCATCACGGTCGTTGCCGTATCGGCTTTTATAGGTATTATCATCGGAGCGATCGCCGGCTTTTACGGTGGTTGGATCGACCGTCTCTTGTCGGGATATTTGTTCAATGTGTTTCTGGCATTTCCTGGATTGCTTCTTGCGATCGCACTGGTGGCATTTCTTGGAGCCGGACTCGGCAAACTTATCCTGGCACTCTGCATAATCGGCTGGGTCGGATATGCCCGAGTGATGCGCGGTCAGGTTTTGAAGGTTCGCGAGTACGATTTTGTCCAGGCGGCCAAAGCACTCGGAGCGAGCAACATGCGTATATTAGTGACTCATATCATGCCCAACGCGATCCAGCCGCTTATTGTTCAGGCGTCGCTGGGAATGGCGGGTTCGGTACTCAGCGAAGCCTCGCTTTCGTTTCTCGGGCTTGGAATTCCACCGCCTGCTCCGAGCTGGGGAACGATGATCGAAGAAGCGAGAAACTATTTCGCGACCTATCCTCATACGCTCTTCTTTCCCGGTGTCGCGATCGCACTGACCGTCTTGGCATTTAATTTTATCGGCGATGGATTGCGAGAATATCTCGATCCAAAACAGCGAACTCGATGA